One window from the genome of Tistrella bauzanensis encodes:
- a CDS encoding fatty acid desaturase family protein, with the protein MTDAAIPSGGMAAPHGRAVGEPAGAEAGIETGAALAERRLAPERLRIAADAGFMHIDSGRFVLRMLEQGLIWGIGAWAVLGSGHLAVQVLGAVLIGIVYARNLEFAHECMHFIAFRSRVLNRLVGTALAIPMLTSFEEWRVSHARHHVDVRDEAFAYKPEAIHSWLILWRNLLSIDHFRAALGKCWRAVRGGMPARSRSERRIRDSFRIMSGCLVAAIVVDMAIGRPFFLWLWFIPLIPAAILNFHIQLPEHFGCIMDNGSALLNSRRIVTHPVVSWFVNGNNFHSSHHWLANAPIARLAAIDRIIQADVIYSEPSYRAFFGRYYRDVLRNIRQK; encoded by the coding sequence ATGACCGATGCGGCGATACCATCTGGCGGCATGGCGGCGCCTCATGGCCGCGCCGTCGGGGAACCGGCCGGGGCCGAGGCCGGAATCGAGACCGGGGCCGCGCTGGCGGAACGGCGGCTGGCGCCCGAGCGGCTGCGGATTGCGGCCGATGCCGGTTTCATGCATATCGACAGCGGACGATTCGTCCTGCGCATGCTGGAACAGGGGCTGATCTGGGGGATCGGCGCCTGGGCGGTTCTGGGCAGTGGCCATCTGGCGGTACAGGTTCTGGGCGCCGTCCTGATCGGCATCGTCTATGCCCGCAATCTGGAATTCGCCCATGAATGCATGCATTTCATCGCCTTCCGCAGCCGGGTGCTGAACCGGTTGGTCGGCACCGCGCTGGCGATCCCGATGCTGACCAGCTTCGAGGAATGGCGGGTCAGCCATGCCCGCCACCATGTCGATGTCCGCGACGAGGCTTTCGCCTATAAGCCCGAGGCGATCCACAGCTGGCTGATCCTGTGGCGCAACCTGCTGTCGATCGACCATTTCCGTGCGGCGCTGGGCAAATGCTGGCGGGCGGTGCGTGGCGGCATGCCCGCGCGCAGCCGGTCGGAACGCCGCATCCGCGACAGCTTCCGGATCATGAGCGGCTGCCTGGTGGCGGCGATCGTGGTCGATATGGCGATCGGCCGGCCGTTCTTCCTGTGGCTGTGGTTCATTCCGCTGATCCCGGCGGCGATTTTGAACTTTCATATTCAACTGCCGGAGCATTTCGGCTGTATCATGGACAACGGCAGCGCGCTTCTGAACAGCCGCCGCATCGTCACCCACCCGGTGGTCAGCTGGTTCGTCAATGGCAACAACTTCCACAGTTCGCATCACTGGCTGGCCAATGCCCCGATCGCGCGGCTGGCGGCGATCGACCGGATCATCCAGGCCGATGTGATCTATAGCGAGCCATCCTATCGCGCCTTCTTCGGCCGGTATTATCGCGACGTGCTGCGCAACATCAGACAGAAATGA
- a CDS encoding amino acid adenylation domain-containing protein — protein sequence MEQHAAKSRVPAPMSGRDRSVCHPLPALAPLNRPLAAILTATLAALVFRWRGGTPGVVIDVAEAGAPPRRVTLDVAPGQTLVRLADAAVLAAGGRGDDHGRGDDHGRGDDHGRGDGHGRGDGHGPDMADVMLDLGGGPKRRIAAPIACRIDPLYWNGEGAGLSIMIDRGRCRTPLDEADVEDMADAALRLLTAALDDPDCPMEQVDLVGPALRHRLLVETNGPRVPYAIDTTALHLFQDQAVRHPKRPALTHDGVTVSYGALDDAADLLARQLQTAGVAKGDLVAMLMPNGLDLPLAMIALMKLGAAFVPMDDGWQGPRVHDLLVALSPPLVLCRDPALVPEAFPAVRVDLASLLASPDLHAARLPDQGVVAGDLIYGFYTSGSTGLPKCALNLHHGLLNRFGVMTRRFAANGAAPVVLQNSRHVFDSSIWQLLWPLTIGGHVVIPKTGGVLDLASTIATIHAHRIEMTDFVPSIFNAMVDLLAAEPDQAPRLASLRHLLIGGEEIDPRAVRRFRRMLPGVGIVNTYGPTEASIGSIFHHVTDEDDRVIPIGTPIDNTIAVVRDERGLLAPPGAIGEIQIGGDCLGAGYLGEPDKTAAAFIDNPFAEIPGHQLYRTGDLGFWRRDGRLGYVGRLDNQVKIGGVRIELAEIELVLAGHPDIRATRVVVFDQGATRELVACVVLRGDAAGRDQDAIALRRFLAGRLPRYCVPQRILFLDALPLNPNGKVDRKALARIAADRVQDAAGASAPLGDDTLAAVAGRWRSALHLAPKAPDDGFFDLGGTSLTALVLALDLSRHFSLRITAEDIFRHQTLGAMAALIDHRRLRPDGGSGRGGATKAADLDHVPEIVLAPDIRPARPGTLRTDGRVRVLLTGATGFVGVHLLQALLARPAVDVVCLIRAGDAAGAAARLEEACRAAGYAPPLASGRARILAGDLASPGLGLSAASYQMLAGEIDEIVHAGALVNMLHDYGAHAAANVGGVETLLRLAGQGGPKVLHHLSTLSVFAREPGPGPVTEAMTADRRVLPRDGYSQSKWAAEHLIDQACRRGFAVNLYRLGEMLPHGTSGHGNPRAVPDLLMAACLRLGLRFPTALRFDYSPVDIACRFIAGRVGGTAAMADDTARFHLHGLSTPFAAVLDEAEAQGFRLSRVSYPVFHARLTDAFETRRDTVLGAALAVLPQPAPGGGAIDDDAVAGLIVDKDLMFGCTATRAAMADAGLVWPPVDRALLAPWLDRQRDRVAAADAASVGVP from the coding sequence ATGGAGCAACATGCCGCGAAGAGCCGCGTGCCCGCACCCATGTCGGGCCGTGACCGCAGTGTCTGCCACCCCCTGCCGGCGCTGGCGCCGCTGAACCGGCCGCTCGCGGCCATCCTGACCGCCACTCTGGCCGCATTGGTCTTCCGTTGGCGGGGCGGCACGCCGGGGGTCGTGATCGATGTCGCCGAAGCCGGCGCGCCACCGCGACGTGTGACGCTGGATGTGGCACCTGGTCAGACGCTTGTCCGGCTTGCCGATGCGGCGGTGCTGGCGGCAGGCGGGCGGGGCGACGATCACGGGCGTGGCGACGATCACGGGCGTGGCGACGATCACGGGCGGGGCGACGGGCACGGGCGGGGCGACGGGCACGGGCCGGACATGGCCGATGTCATGCTCGATCTGGGCGGCGGCCCTAAGCGCCGGATCGCGGCGCCGATCGCCTGCCGCATCGACCCCCTGTACTGGAATGGCGAAGGGGCGGGATTGTCGATCATGATCGATCGCGGCCGCTGCCGGACGCCGCTCGACGAGGCAGATGTCGAGGACATGGCCGATGCCGCCCTGCGCCTGTTGACGGCGGCGCTCGACGATCCGGACTGTCCGATGGAGCAGGTCGATCTGGTCGGGCCGGCCTTGCGGCATCGCCTGCTGGTCGAGACCAACGGCCCGCGCGTGCCCTATGCCATCGATACCACCGCCCTGCATCTGTTTCAGGATCAGGCCGTCCGGCACCCTAAGCGGCCGGCCCTGACCCATGACGGTGTGACGGTCAGCTATGGCGCGCTGGATGACGCAGCCGATCTGCTGGCCCGGCAGTTGCAGACCGCCGGTGTCGCCAAGGGCGATCTGGTGGCGATGTTGATGCCCAACGGCCTGGACCTGCCCCTGGCGATGATCGCGCTGATGAAGCTTGGCGCCGCCTTCGTGCCGATGGATGACGGCTGGCAGGGCCCACGGGTGCACGACCTGCTGGTGGCGCTGTCGCCGCCGCTGGTGCTGTGCCGCGATCCGGCGCTGGTGCCGGAGGCGTTTCCGGCTGTGCGGGTGGATTTGGCCAGTTTGCTGGCATCGCCCGATCTGCACGCGGCCCGGCTGCCCGATCAGGGGGTGGTGGCCGGCGATCTGATCTATGGTTTCTATACCTCGGGCTCGACCGGCCTGCCGAAATGCGCGCTCAACCTGCATCACGGCCTGCTGAACCGCTTCGGGGTGATGACCCGGCGCTTCGCGGCCAATGGCGCGGCGCCGGTGGTGCTTCAGAACAGCCGCCATGTCTTTGACAGCTCGATCTGGCAGCTGCTGTGGCCGCTGACCATCGGCGGCCATGTGGTGATCCCGAAGACCGGCGGCGTGCTCGATCTGGCATCGACCATCGCCACCATCCACGCCCATCGGATCGAGATGACCGATTTCGTGCCGTCGATCTTCAACGCCATGGTCGATCTGCTGGCCGCCGAGCCCGATCAGGCACCGCGTCTGGCATCGCTGCGCCATCTTCTGATCGGTGGCGAGGAAATCGACCCGCGCGCGGTGCGCCGCTTCCGCCGGATGCTGCCGGGTGTGGGTATCGTCAACACCTATGGCCCGACCGAAGCCTCGATCGGATCGATCTTCCATCATGTCACCGATGAGGATGACCGGGTGATCCCGATCGGCACGCCGATCGACAATACCATCGCGGTGGTCCGCGACGAGCGCGGCCTGCTGGCGCCGCCGGGGGCGATCGGCGAGATACAGATCGGTGGCGATTGTCTGGGTGCCGGCTATCTGGGGGAGCCGGATAAGACCGCCGCGGCATTCATCGACAACCCGTTCGCGGAAATTCCCGGCCACCAGCTCTATCGCACCGGCGATCTGGGCTTCTGGCGCCGCGATGGCCGGCTGGGCTATGTCGGACGCCTGGACAATCAGGTCAAGATCGGCGGCGTGCGCATCGAACTCGCCGAAATCGAGCTGGTTCTGGCCGGGCATCCCGATATCCGCGCCACCCGTGTGGTGGTGTTCGATCAGGGCGCCACCCGGGAACTGGTCGCCTGTGTGGTGCTGCGGGGCGATGCCGCGGGCCGCGACCAGGATGCCATCGCATTGCGCCGCTTCCTGGCCGGCCGGCTGCCGCGTTATTGCGTGCCGCAGCGCATCCTGTTCCTGGACGCGCTGCCGTTGAACCCGAACGGCAAGGTCGATCGCAAAGCTCTGGCGCGGATCGCCGCGGACCGGGTGCAGGATGCGGCCGGTGCGTCGGCGCCGCTTGGCGATGACACGCTAGCCGCCGTGGCGGGGCGCTGGCGGTCGGCGCTGCATCTGGCACCCAAGGCACCGGATGACGGCTTCTTCGACCTGGGTGGCACCAGCCTGACGGCACTGGTTCTGGCCCTGGACCTCAGCCGCCATTTCAGCCTGCGGATCACCGCCGAGGACATCTTCCGGCATCAGACGCTGGGCGCCATGGCGGCGCTGATCGATCACCGCCGCCTGCGGCCGGATGGTGGCTCTGGTCGCGGGGGTGCCACCAAGGCGGCAGACCTCGATCACGTGCCCGAGATCGTCCTGGCGCCGGATATCCGGCCGGCGCGGCCGGGGACACTGCGGACAGACGGGCGGGTGCGCGTGTTGTTGACCGGCGCCACCGGTTTCGTGGGTGTGCATCTTCTACAGGCACTGCTGGCGCGACCGGCGGTGGATGTCGTCTGCCTGATCCGTGCCGGCGATGCGGCTGGGGCGGCGGCGCGGCTGGAGGAGGCCTGCCGTGCCGCCGGTTATGCCCCGCCGCTCGCATCCGGGCGGGCACGGATCCTGGCTGGGGATCTGGCGTCCCCTGGCCTGGGGCTTTCAGCCGCGTCCTATCAGATGTTGGCCGGCGAGATCGACGAGATCGTCCATGCGGGCGCGCTGGTCAACATGCTGCATGACTATGGCGCCCATGCGGCGGCGAATGTGGGCGGGGTCGAAACGCTGCTGCGTCTGGCGGGGCAGGGGGGACCGAAGGTGCTGCATCACCTGTCCACCTTGAGCGTCTTTGCCCGTGAACCCGGCCCCGGACCGGTCACCGAGGCCATGACCGCCGATCGCCGGGTGTTGCCGCGCGACGGCTACAGCCAGTCGAAATGGGCGGCCGAGCACCTGATCGACCAGGCCTGCAGGCGCGGGTTCGCCGTCAACCTCTATCGCCTGGGCGAGATGCTGCCCCATGGCACCAGCGGCCATGGCAATCCGCGCGCGGTGCCCGATCTGCTGATGGCGGCCTGCCTGCGGCTGGGGCTGCGTTTCCCGACCGCGCTGCGCTTCGATTACAGCCCGGTCGATATCGCCTGCCGGTTCATCGCCGGCCGGGTGGGCGGCACAGCCGCCATGGCCGATGACACGGCGCGCTTTCACCTGCACGGCCTGTCGACACCGTTCGCGGCCGTGCTGGACGAGGCCGAGGCCCAGGGCTTCCGCCTGTCGCGGGTGAGCTATCCGGTCTTTCATGCCCGATTGACCGATGCGTTTGAAACCAGACGCGACACGGTGTTGGGGGCGGCGCTGGCGGTGCTGCCGCAGCCGGCGCCGGGTGGCGGTGCGATCGATGACGACGCGGTGGCCGGGCTGATCGTCGACAAGGATCTGATGTTCGGCTGCACGGCGACCCGCGCCGCCATGGCCGATGCCGGTCTGGTCTGGCCGCCGGTGGATCGGGCGCTGCTGGCACCCTGGCTCGACCGGCAGCGCGACCGGGTGGCGGCGGCAGATGCGGCGTCGGTGGGCGTGCCCTGA
- a CDS encoding SGNH/GDSL hydrolase family protein, protein MAFKILPSDHELLSGMPRPEMMAIGDSIYNGTQSLTTSVRHAQGAVPALVARGLGLRSFQLPIYPREVLFDLEQALRDGAGLGDLHRMVLANVDAWLGGIDRGGVDGSPFFDNIATASACFENLYADTAAHYTAEMRRLVARLRDRLDLNAVSSLYYAVNAAFLLNPTCHPDLADITPLGLVASRRPHRLLVNMGANEGLFMTCLTAAYNQNRIIEIDLIPVLLRALAERLRDHCPSIGRIYVNGLIRPRVVANLTPADVNDTGDGLGDGSYLTDYCGRLGRLGRLTQAEMVRFDNHIHAINDRMRAALADVLGSRAVFIDMYAFSDGFDAKHWGDGRALVMPDGPYGIRLSNLPMTAFVARGGLFSMDNLHPSSVGYALMANHVGAEIAATEGVAFTPVDPVAVWRSDSLLRNRPGSLDLLSLIGALVMSMVGLGRPPARA, encoded by the coding sequence ATGGCGTTCAAGATCCTGCCGTCTGATCATGAATTGCTGAGCGGGATGCCGCGGCCTGAGATGATGGCGATCGGCGACTCGATCTATAATGGCACCCAGTCGCTGACCACCAGCGTGCGCCATGCGCAGGGGGCGGTGCCGGCACTGGTGGCGCGGGGGCTGGGACTGAGGTCTTTTCAACTGCCCATCTATCCGCGCGAGGTGCTGTTCGATCTGGAACAGGCGCTGCGCGACGGGGCGGGGCTGGGCGACCTGCATCGCATGGTGCTCGCCAATGTCGATGCCTGGCTTGGCGGGATCGATCGCGGCGGTGTCGACGGTTCGCCGTTCTTCGACAATATCGCGACCGCGTCGGCCTGCTTCGAGAACCTCTATGCCGATACCGCCGCCCACTACACCGCCGAGATGCGACGACTGGTGGCGCGGCTGCGCGATCGCCTGGACCTGAACGCGGTATCGTCGCTGTATTATGCGGTCAACGCCGCCTTTCTGCTCAACCCCACATGCCATCCTGACCTGGCCGACATCACACCGCTCGGTCTGGTGGCATCGCGCCGGCCGCATCGGCTTCTGGTCAATATGGGCGCCAATGAAGGCCTGTTCATGACATGCCTCACCGCCGCATATAACCAGAACCGGATCATCGAGATCGATCTGATCCCCGTCCTGTTGCGCGCGCTGGCCGAGCGGTTGCGTGACCACTGCCCGTCGATCGGGCGGATCTATGTCAATGGCCTGATCCGGCCCCGGGTGGTGGCCAATCTGACGCCGGCTGATGTCAATGATACAGGCGATGGCCTTGGCGATGGCAGCTATCTGACGGATTATTGCGGCCGGCTCGGGCGGCTGGGTCGACTGACACAGGCGGAGATGGTTAGATTCGACAATCACATTCACGCCATCAACGACCGGATGCGCGCCGCTCTGGCGGATGTGCTGGGTAGTCGAGCGGTGTTCATCGACATGTATGCGTTCTCGGACGGGTTCGATGCCAAGCATTGGGGCGACGGTCGCGCCCTGGTGATGCCCGATGGCCCTTACGGCATCCGCCTGAGCAATCTGCCGATGACCGCCTTCGTGGCGCGCGGCGGCCTGTTCAGCATGGACAACCTGCATCCCAGCAGTGTCGGCTATGCCTTGATGGCCAATCATGTCGGCGCCGAGATCGCGGCCACCGAGGGCGTTGCCTTCACCCCGGTCGATCCGGTGGCTGTCTGGCGGTCCGACAGCCTTCTGCGCAACCGGCCCGGCAGTCTCGATCTGCTGAGTCTGATCGGTGCGCTGGTGATGAGCATGGTTGGGCTGGGCCGCCCGCCCGCCCGGGCATAG
- a CDS encoding aldo/keto reductase: protein MEYRKLGRLGWMVGEIGYGTWGIGGGEGGWTGNDDDASLAALHEAVERGANFFDTAWIYGRGHSEVLLGRLLRELGGQRVYVATKIPPKDRNWPSTRQSRLADVYPPDHIRDYTERSRRNLGVDCIDLMQFHVWEDSWTDDPSWQDTMADLKALGHIHGLGISINRWEPWNALKVLPTGLIDAVQVIYNIFDQAPEDALLPLCRSLDLGVIARVPFDEGTLTGTLSRDTTWPEGDWRNSYFVPENLEASVAHAERLRPLVPEGMTMAELALRFILANPDVHTIIPGMRSSHHVRSNTATSDGRALPPDLVAALRDHRWDREPTAWSQ, encoded by the coding sequence ATGGAGTATCGGAAACTGGGCCGGCTGGGCTGGATGGTCGGCGAGATCGGCTATGGCACCTGGGGGATCGGCGGCGGCGAGGGCGGCTGGACCGGCAATGACGACGACGCCAGTCTGGCGGCACTGCACGAAGCGGTGGAGCGGGGGGCGAATTTTTTCGACACCGCCTGGATCTATGGCCGTGGCCATAGCGAGGTGCTGCTGGGCCGGCTGCTGCGCGAACTGGGCGGGCAGCGCGTTTATGTGGCGACCAAGATCCCGCCCAAGGACCGCAACTGGCCGTCGACCCGCCAGTCGCGGCTGGCGGATGTCTATCCGCCCGATCACATCCGTGACTATACCGAGCGCAGCCGCCGCAATCTGGGCGTCGACTGCATCGATCTGATGCAGTTCCACGTCTGGGAGGACAGTTGGACCGACGATCCATCATGGCAGGACACCATGGCCGATCTGAAGGCGCTCGGGCATATCCACGGGCTTGGCATCAGCATCAACCGCTGGGAGCCGTGGAACGCCCTGAAGGTGCTGCCGACCGGGCTGATCGATGCGGTGCAGGTGATCTACAACATCTTCGATCAGGCGCCGGAGGATGCGTTGCTGCCGCTGTGCCGGTCGCTGGATCTGGGCGTGATCGCGCGGGTGCCGTTCGACGAGGGCACGCTGACCGGCACGCTCTCGCGCGACACCACCTGGCCCGAGGGCGATTGGCGCAATTCCTATTTCGTGCCCGAAAACCTTGAGGCGAGCGTCGCGCATGCCGAACGCCTGCGGCCGCTGGTGCCCGAGGGCATGACCATGGCCGAACTGGCCTTGCGCTTCATTCTGGCCAACCCGGATGTGCACACGATCATTCCGGGCATGCGGTCCAGCCATCATGTCCGCAGCAACACCGCCACCAGTGACGGCCGGGCGCTGCCGCCCGATCTTGTGGCCGCCCTGCGCGACCATCGCTGGGACCGGGAACCGACGGCGTGGTCGCAGTGA
- a CDS encoding HalD/BesD family halogenase — MSSAAADYPTEGHPTDRMMIDPADIDRLIADRIAKVVTDEVLAGWRRRFLAEGLVVVSEICPPEVMAALRADVEALIDGYAVRRHIRLPTTSNTPRRLRSVKRGYIAEHSLLIPTLYRAAPLLALASRIAGEEVVLCPYDEEQFVISRMNQPGDTHGWHWDDYAYGMVWVLEAPAVQDGGFIQCVPGTNWDKNDPRLFETLCRHPIRSYGLTSGDIYFLRSDTTLHSVYPLQNPTQRTIVNLAWASVADWSREIDHETTEMVYTDLDAPTHDGPANDLTSDEAAGPERQP, encoded by the coding sequence ATGAGCAGTGCCGCAGCCGATTATCCGACCGAAGGGCATCCGACCGACCGGATGATGATCGATCCGGCCGATATCGACCGGCTGATCGCCGATCGCATCGCCAAGGTGGTGACCGACGAGGTTCTGGCCGGGTGGCGGCGACGCTTCCTGGCGGAAGGGCTGGTGGTGGTGTCCGAGATCTGCCCCCCTGAGGTGATGGCCGCCTTGCGCGCCGATGTCGAGGCGCTGATCGACGGCTATGCGGTGCGCCGGCACATCCGGCTGCCGACGACGTCCAACACGCCGCGACGGCTGAGGTCGGTGAAGCGCGGCTATATCGCTGAGCACAGCCTGTTGATCCCGACCCTGTACCGTGCGGCCCCCCTGCTGGCACTGGCCAGCCGGATCGCCGGCGAAGAGGTGGTGCTGTGCCCCTATGATGAGGAACAGTTCGTCATCTCGCGGATGAACCAGCCGGGCGACACCCATGGCTGGCATTGGGACGATTATGCCTATGGCATGGTCTGGGTGCTGGAGGCTCCAGCGGTTCAGGATGGCGGCTTCATCCAGTGCGTGCCGGGAACCAACTGGGACAAGAACGACCCGCGGCTGTTCGAAACCCTGTGCCGGCACCCGATCCGGTCCTATGGCCTGACATCGGGTGACATCTATTTCCTGCGCTCCGACACCACCCTGCACAGCGTCTATCCGCTGCAGAACCCGACCCAGCGGACCATCGTCAACCTGGCCTGGGCAAGCGTCGCCGACTGGAGCCGCGAGATCGACCACGAGACCACCGAGATGGTCTATACCGATCTGGATGCGCCCACCCATGATGGCCCGGCCAATGACCTGACATCCGATGAGGCGGCCGGACCGGAGAGGCAGCCATGA
- the gshB gene encoding glutathione synthase produces MALTVALQMDPIESINFDGDTTLMLGLEALRRGHELYYYLPSGMSLAPDGVVAEAWPLGLQRVKSDYFRRGPRERVRLSDIDVVLLRQDPPFDLAYITSTHLLEHVRPHTLVTNNPAEVRNAPEKLFITRFPDLMPPTLISSSKDEIAAFRAEHRDIILKPLYGHGGLGVFHLKPDDENLSALLELYAERGREPLVVQKYLPAVRDGDKRIILIDGEPRGAVLRVPQSGEARANMHVGGQPVKTSLTARDHLVCEAIGPELRARGLTLVGIDMIGDHLTEINVTCPTGIQEINRLDDVTLERDVWDAIETRLGALRATG; encoded by the coding sequence ATGGCCCTGACCGTCGCCTTGCAGATGGACCCGATCGAAAGCATCAATTTCGACGGTGACACCACGCTGATGCTGGGGCTGGAAGCCCTGCGACGCGGGCATGAGCTGTATTACTACCTGCCATCGGGCATGAGCCTGGCGCCGGATGGCGTCGTTGCCGAGGCCTGGCCGCTGGGCCTTCAGCGCGTGAAATCCGATTACTTCCGGCGCGGCCCGCGTGAGCGGGTGCGGCTGTCGGATATCGACGTGGTGCTGTTACGCCAGGATCCGCCCTTCGATCTGGCCTATATCACCAGCACCCATCTGCTGGAGCATGTGCGGCCGCACACGCTGGTGACCAACAATCCGGCCGAGGTGCGCAATGCGCCCGAAAAGCTGTTCATCACCCGTTTCCCCGACCTGATGCCGCCGACCCTGATTTCGTCGTCGAAGGACGAGATCGCGGCGTTCCGCGCCGAACATCGCGACATCATCCTGAAGCCGCTCTATGGCCATGGCGGTCTTGGCGTGTTCCATCTGAAGCCGGATGACGAGAACCTGTCGGCGCTGCTGGAGCTTTATGCCGAACGCGGCCGCGAGCCACTGGTGGTGCAGAAATATCTGCCGGCGGTACGCGATGGCGACAAGCGCATCATCCTGATCGATGGCGAGCCGCGCGGCGCCGTGCTGCGCGTGCCGCAATCGGGCGAGGCCCGCGCCAACATGCATGTCGGCGGCCAGCCGGTGAAGACCAGCCTGACCGCGCGTGATCATCTGGTCTGCGAGGCGATCGGGCCGGAACTGCGCGCGCGTGGCCTGACACTGGTCGGAATCGACATGATCGGCGACCACCTGACCGAGATCAACGTGACCTGTCCAACCGGCATCCAGGAAATCAATCGCCTCGACGATGTCACCCTGGAACGGGATGTCTGGGATGCCATCGAAACGCGGCTTGGGGCCCTGCGCGCCACAGGCTGA
- a CDS encoding ATP-grasp domain-containing protein — MTDGGVIGDDRPVAVIVDGYSTGAALAPEFARRGWACIHVSSRPDIDPVYQAVHRPETYRAGITHRGDLAETLTVLASFHPRAVLPGAEIGVELADALAEGLGFAGNGTALSAARRDKFLMARAVARAGLATAPQFRAGDAVAARDWARDQGRWPVVVKPLNSAGTDGVTICQTLDQLDQAFARIHGKRNRLGLINDDVLIQGFLQGRQYFINTISLAGRHLVAEIWVESKRQVAEAAFINDLEMLLPADGPVQALLADYTMAVLDALGISHGPAHTEVMLTDAGPVLIETAARLMGTVEQRAVMAALGETQVTLTVDACADPDGFMARLDRAAADLPYRMQGHLWCVALISGQAGRITSHQGLSRLERLASYVSRINIAPIGSMLAPTVDFFSSPGVVYLLHEDQAVLAADYACIRAWERDGLLFDVVPVPAG; from the coding sequence ATGACAGATGGCGGCGTGATCGGTGACGACAGACCGGTGGCGGTGATCGTGGATGGCTATTCCACCGGTGCTGCACTGGCGCCGGAATTCGCCCGCCGGGGCTGGGCCTGCATCCATGTGTCGAGCCGGCCCGATATCGATCCGGTCTATCAGGCGGTGCATCGACCGGAGACCTATCGCGCCGGCATCACCCATCGCGGCGATCTGGCCGAGACGCTGACGGTGCTGGCGTCGTTCCATCCGCGCGCGGTGCTGCCGGGGGCGGAAATCGGGGTGGAACTGGCCGACGCGCTGGCGGAAGGCCTGGGGTTTGCCGGCAATGGTACGGCACTCAGCGCCGCGCGCCGTGACAAGTTCCTGATGGCGCGGGCGGTGGCGCGGGCGGGGCTTGCCACCGCGCCGCAGTTTCGGGCCGGCGATGCCGTGGCCGCGCGCGACTGGGCACGCGATCAGGGCCGGTGGCCGGTGGTGGTGAAACCGCTGAACAGCGCCGGCACCGATGGCGTCACCATCTGCCAGACCCTGGACCAGTTGGATCAGGCCTTCGCCCGCATCCATGGCAAGCGCAACCGGCTGGGGCTGATCAATGACGACGTGCTGATCCAGGGGTTTCTGCAGGGCCGCCAGTATTTCATCAACACCATCAGCCTGGCCGGCCGCCATCTGGTCGCCGAGATCTGGGTTGAGAGCAAGCGTCAGGTCGCCGAGGCCGCCTTCATCAACGATCTGGAAATGCTGCTGCCGGCCGATGGGCCGGTACAGGCGCTGCTGGCCGATTACACCATGGCGGTCCTCGATGCCCTGGGCATCAGCCACGGGCCGGCGCATACCGAGGTGATGCTGACCGATGCGGGGCCGGTGCTGATCGAGACCGCCGCCCGGCTGATGGGCACGGTTGAACAGCGCGCGGTGATGGCGGCACTGGGCGAGACCCAGGTGACGCTGACCGTCGATGCCTGCGCCGATCCCGACGGCTTCATGGCCCGGCTGGACCGGGCGGCGGCGGATCTGCCCTATCGCATGCAGGGCCATCTGTGGTGCGTGGCGCTGATATCCGGGCAAGCCGGCCGGATCACCAGCCATCAGGGCCTGTCGCGGCTGGAGCGGCTTGCATCCTATGTCTCGCGGATCAACATCGCCCCGATCGGCAGCATGCTTGCGCCGACGGTGGATTTCTTCAGCAGCCCCGGCGTGGTCTATCTGCTGCACGAGGATCAGGCGGTTCTGGCGGCGGACTATGCCTGCATCCGCGCCTGGGAGCGTGACGGTCTGTTGTTCGACGTGGTGCCGGTGCCGGCTGGATGA